One genomic segment of Brevibacillus laterosporus LMG 15441 includes these proteins:
- a CDS encoding cysteine hydrolase family protein, with amino-acid sequence MNRALVVIDYTVDFVADEGALTCGAPGQAIENRIRSLIEEFLQNGDEIIMAVDLHEENDPDHPETKLYPPHNIRGTHGRDLYGEIQTIYEQNKEHIFWMDKTRYSSFAGTDLDIRLRAKGITEVHLTGVCTDICVLHTAVDAYNRGYQVVIHEDAVQSFSATGHQWALQHFKNAMGATVVSK; translated from the coding sequence ATGAATCGTGCACTAGTTGTTATTGATTATACGGTTGACTTTGTGGCGGACGAGGGAGCATTAACATGCGGAGCACCTGGACAAGCTATTGAGAATCGCATACGTTCGTTAATAGAAGAATTTCTGCAAAACGGGGATGAGATTATCATGGCTGTTGATCTTCATGAGGAGAATGATCCTGACCATCCGGAGACAAAATTATATCCTCCTCATAATATTCGTGGAACACATGGCCGCGATCTTTATGGAGAGATTCAAACGATTTACGAACAAAATAAAGAACATATTTTCTGGATGGATAAAACAAGATACAGTTCTTTTGCAGGAACCGACTTGGATATTCGCCTGCGGGCAAAAGGCATTACGGAAGTGCATTTGACTGGTGTATGCACGGATATTTGTGTACTTCATACGGCAGTTGATGCCTATAACCGTGGATATCAAGTGGTTATTCATGAGGATGCCGTGCAAAGCTTTTCGGCTACAGGGCACCAATGGGCCTTGCAACACTTCAAGAATGCGATGGGTGCTACCGTCGTGTCAAAATAA
- a CDS encoding phosphotransferase, with amino-acid sequence MNKLLTNQVKKHFGLTIRSSKNLSRISTVHVSKIITDQGIYLLKGKEEQESRMRYIRAAQQHLHEKKILIPREYLTVNGQPYFTFENKRYILQEWIKGKSPTVSSLENILKLGKLIGRFHHRSLGFSPPADCRAMGALDWENEYQADKRRIDQWYKKHLRSDSPKIKWIIRYCKRFSSRAEWAYQKLLANSFYHEWKSYPDEQHYLCHGDYHPRNTMFQKNTPYLIDWEDIRHDFVSKDISRMHFMIMRKHKTFCPSRFESFLQAYQQQNPLQSHELGLLYIDLSFPHMFERFLRKSLYKKMNTNEVASFVKNEWKKTLYMCRKAKLYC; translated from the coding sequence ATGAACAAGCTACTTACCAATCAGGTTAAAAAGCATTTTGGCTTGACAATACGTTCAAGTAAAAATTTAAGTAGAATTTCAACAGTGCATGTAAGTAAAATCATAACCGACCAAGGCATCTATCTTCTGAAAGGAAAGGAAGAGCAAGAGAGCCGTATGCGTTACATCCGTGCAGCTCAACAGCATCTGCATGAAAAAAAAATTTTGATCCCCCGTGAATATCTAACAGTAAACGGACAGCCATATTTCACATTCGAAAACAAACGATACATTTTACAGGAGTGGATTAAAGGAAAAAGTCCTACTGTTTCCTCCTTGGAAAACATTTTAAAGCTCGGTAAACTTATCGGTCGGTTTCATCACCGTTCCTTAGGATTTTCTCCCCCGGCTGACTGTAGAGCCATGGGGGCCTTAGACTGGGAAAATGAGTATCAAGCGGATAAAAGACGTATCGATCAGTGGTATAAGAAGCATCTACGTTCTGATTCTCCTAAAATCAAGTGGATTATACGTTATTGTAAACGGTTTAGTTCACGTGCCGAATGGGCCTATCAAAAGCTACTTGCTAACTCTTTTTATCACGAATGGAAATCGTACCCAGATGAACAGCATTATCTATGTCATGGCGATTATCATCCTCGAAACACCATGTTTCAGAAAAACACTCCTTATCTCATCGACTGGGAAGATATCCGACACGATTTTGTTTCCAAGGATATTTCCCGTATGCACTTTATGATCATGCGCAAGCATAAAACCTTTTGTCCCTCACGCTTTGAGTCCTTTTTACAGGCGTATCAACAGCAAAATCCACTACAGTCTCATGAATTAGGGCTTCTTTATATTGACCTTTCGTTTCCCCACATGTTTGAACGTTTTCTGCGAAAAAGCCTGTATAAGAAAATGAATACAAATGAAGTGGCTTCATTTGTGAAGAATGAATGGAAAAAAACACTTTACATGTGCCGAAAAGCCAAGCTCTATTGCTGA